In Flammeovirgaceae bacterium 311, one DNA window encodes the following:
- a CDS encoding AraC family transcriptional regulator (COG2207 AraC-type DNA-binding domain-containing proteins) — translation MATVYYTIPPPVQLAPYIRFFWVLESDQPAYLHHAMADVCPELVFHYQGQFDEVKANGRREKSSISGLQGQTSHTSRFQINECFGIFGTYLYPYTLSLLFGIPATEIVDQYTDLNGLLGADGKRLEEKIMGAADNGERVQLLSRFLELRLKSISSRDSSSAICASMHLIMQSGGCIKMDALAQEACLSLRQYERNFKELSGFSPKIFSRIVRFHKAFNAYSPASVNTLAQIALECGYYDQSHFIQDFKQFSGLNPRHFFSGKAEGLDWMRV, via the coding sequence ATGGCAACCGTTTATTATACCATACCACCCCCGGTACAGCTGGCCCCTTACATCAGGTTCTTCTGGGTGCTGGAGAGCGATCAGCCTGCTTACCTGCATCATGCAATGGCCGATGTTTGCCCGGAGCTGGTTTTTCATTACCAGGGGCAGTTTGATGAAGTGAAGGCAAACGGAAGGCGGGAGAAGTCATCTATTTCAGGATTGCAGGGGCAGACCAGCCATACCAGCCGCTTTCAGATCAATGAGTGCTTTGGCATATTCGGTACTTACCTCTATCCCTACACCTTATCGCTGCTGTTTGGCATTCCGGCTACTGAAATTGTGGATCAATATACAGATCTAAATGGTTTGTTAGGGGCTGATGGAAAAAGGCTGGAAGAAAAGATCATGGGGGCGGCAGATAATGGGGAAAGGGTGCAGCTCTTGAGCCGTTTTCTGGAGCTAAGGCTGAAAAGTATCTCCTCCAGGGACTCCTCATCAGCCATTTGTGCTTCCATGCACCTGATCATGCAAAGTGGTGGCTGCATAAAAATGGATGCACTGGCGCAGGAGGCCTGCCTTTCCCTGCGGCAATATGAGCGAAATTTTAAGGAGCTAAGCGGCTTTAGTCCTAAAATTTTCTCCAGAATTGTGCGGTTTCACAAAGCCTTCAATGCCTACAGCCCGGCCTCAGTTAATACCCTTGCCCAGATTGCCCTGGAGTGCGGGTATTATGACCAGTCGCATTTTATCCAGGATTTTAAGCAGTTTTCAGGATTGAACCCCCGCCACTTCTTTTCCGGCAAGGCAGAAGGACTGGACTGGATGCGGGTTTAA
- a CDS encoding LytTR family two component transcriptional regulator (COG3279 Response regulator of the LytR/AlgR family): protein MNILLIEDESLVARNLQKMVQELDPAAQVLAVLDSVAAAVAWFRQHPQPDLVLADIQLSDGISFDIFSQVAVEAPIIFTTAYDEYALKAFKLNSLDYLLKPIDKAELQKALEKYKKLENTHLLSEQLKQLIGGTAAGSKKYKERFLVTQRKSLVPVEAGEIACFHKEELIYLHTFGNERFIAEYATLDEIQDLLNPAHFFRANRQYLIHIHSIDRIRSTYKGLSVHLKPPLNQEIDISREKAAAFKEWISE from the coding sequence AAGACGAATCACTGGTGGCCCGTAACCTGCAGAAAATGGTGCAGGAGCTGGACCCTGCCGCACAGGTGCTGGCTGTACTCGATAGTGTAGCAGCCGCAGTGGCCTGGTTCAGGCAGCACCCGCAGCCCGACCTGGTGCTGGCAGATATACAACTCTCCGATGGCATCAGCTTTGACATTTTCAGCCAGGTAGCGGTAGAGGCACCCATTATCTTTACCACCGCTTACGACGAGTATGCACTGAAAGCATTTAAGCTGAACAGCCTTGATTACCTGCTCAAGCCCATCGACAAGGCAGAGCTGCAGAAAGCCCTGGAGAAGTACAAAAAACTTGAGAACACACACCTGCTTAGTGAGCAGCTGAAGCAGCTGATAGGAGGCACGGCAGCAGGCAGTAAAAAATATAAGGAACGCTTCCTGGTTACCCAGCGCAAAAGCCTGGTGCCGGTAGAAGCAGGGGAGATTGCCTGCTTCCATAAAGAAGAACTCATCTATCTCCACACTTTCGGAAACGAACGTTTCATCGCCGAGTATGCTACCCTTGATGAAATTCAGGACCTCCTGAATCCAGCCCATTTTTTCAGGGCAAACCGGCAATACCTTATCCACATCCACAGCATAGACCGCATCCGCTCCACCTACAAAGGTCTTTCCGTACACCTGAAGCCCCCCCTCAATCAGGAAATCGACATCAGCCGCGAAAAAGCCGCCGCTTTCAAGGAGTGGATCAGTGAGTAA
- a CDS encoding transposase (COG2764 Uncharacterized protein conserved in bacteria) — translation MIQSKVNHMKIPAQYLPVMPYLILKDAKLFSDFAKKVFGATEQLIVPAEDSGIMHGELKIHDAVIMFAQAGDSWTEKTAGMYLYVEDTESVYKAAIAAGAKSLMEPQRKDYGFTAGFNDPFGNQWWVVQAEEA, via the coding sequence ATGATTCAATCAAAAGTAAACCACATGAAAATTCCAGCACAGTACCTGCCCGTAATGCCCTACCTGATCCTGAAAGATGCAAAGCTATTTTCTGATTTTGCCAAAAAGGTATTTGGGGCCACCGAACAACTGATCGTTCCTGCAGAAGATAGTGGCATTATGCACGGTGAGCTGAAAATACACGATGCCGTGATCATGTTTGCCCAGGCCGGTGACAGCTGGACCGAGAAAACGGCGGGTATGTATCTGTATGTTGAAGACACTGAAAGCGTATACAAGGCAGCAATCGCCGCAGGGGCCAAAAGCCTGATGGAACCTCAGCGGAAAGACTACGGCTTTACTGCGGGCTTCAACGATCCTTTTGGCAACCAGTGGTGGGTGGTACAGGCGGAGGAGGCATAG
- a CDS encoding putative transport protein (COG0477 Permeases of the major facilitator superfamily), which produces MAQAVQTPKTSVAQPLQVEGKRRLSFWEIWNMSFGFLGIQFGFALQNANVSRIFETLGGTEIALYWLAAPVTGLVVQPIIGYLSDRTWHPTLGRRRPFFLIGAILASAALFVMPNASMLWMAVGMLWILDTSINISMEPFRALVGDLLPSSQRTTGFATQTFFIGVGAVVASLLPFIFNNWFNIPNTAPEGEIPPSVKWSFYVGGVVFFSAVLWTVLRTREYPPEDMEEFRAENASTSFMDGVKETVLGIFNMPKTMLQLAVVQFFSWFALFSMWIYTTKAITSHVYGTSDTTSVLYNEGADWVGVCFAVYNGVSALIALALPFLARATSRKLTHLICLVLGGLGLISIYFISNPYMLLVSMVGVGIAWASILSIPYSILAGALPAKRMGYYMGVFNFFIVIPQIVAGSILDFVTNNIFEGEAVLALVLGGCAMIVGGFLTLMVNDVDEHKA; this is translated from the coding sequence ATGGCACAGGCTGTACAAACTCCGAAGACTTCTGTAGCGCAACCCCTACAGGTAGAAGGCAAAAGAAGGCTTAGCTTCTGGGAAATATGGAATATGAGCTTTGGCTTTCTGGGCATTCAGTTTGGCTTTGCTCTCCAGAATGCAAATGTGAGCCGCATTTTCGAAACTCTGGGTGGTACCGAAATTGCGCTTTACTGGCTGGCAGCTCCTGTAACAGGGCTGGTGGTGCAGCCTATTATTGGCTACTTAAGCGACCGTACCTGGCACCCCACCTTAGGTCGCCGGCGGCCCTTCTTCCTGATTGGTGCCATCCTGGCCTCTGCTGCTTTGTTCGTAATGCCCAATGCCTCAATGTTGTGGATGGCAGTAGGCATGCTCTGGATTCTGGATACCTCCATTAACATCTCCATGGAGCCGTTCCGGGCACTGGTGGGCGACCTACTACCCTCCAGCCAGCGAACTACCGGTTTTGCTACACAAACTTTCTTTATTGGTGTGGGTGCGGTGGTAGCCTCCCTGCTGCCTTTCATTTTTAACAACTGGTTCAATATTCCCAACACAGCTCCCGAGGGTGAGATTCCACCCTCTGTGAAATGGTCATTTTATGTGGGGGGTGTGGTATTCTTCTCTGCAGTGCTCTGGACGGTTCTGCGCACCCGCGAGTATCCGCCTGAAGATATGGAGGAATTCAGGGCGGAAAATGCCAGTACCAGCTTTATGGACGGGGTAAAAGAAACTGTACTCGGTATATTCAATATGCCCAAAACCATGCTGCAGCTGGCAGTGGTGCAGTTCTTTTCCTGGTTTGCCCTGTTTTCCATGTGGATCTACACCACCAAAGCCATCACCAGCCATGTATATGGCACATCTGATACTACCTCTGTGCTCTACAACGAGGGTGCCGACTGGGTAGGGGTATGCTTTGCAGTATACAATGGTGTGTCTGCCCTGATTGCACTGGCCCTGCCCTTCCTGGCCAGGGCCACCAGCCGTAAGTTAACCCATCTGATTTGCCTGGTGCTGGGTGGGCTGGGGCTTATTTCCATCTACTTTATTTCAAACCCCTATATGCTGCTGGTTTCCATGGTGGGCGTAGGTATTGCCTGGGCCAGCATTTTATCCATACCCTATTCCATTCTGGCGGGCGCACTTCCGGCTAAACGAATGGGCTACTATATGGGGGTTTTCAACTTTTTCATCGTAATCCCCCAGATCGTAGCCGGCTCTATCCTGGATTTTGTAACCAACAACATCTTCGAAGGGGAAGCAGTGCTGGCCCTGGTGCTCGGTGGCTGCGCCATGATTGTAGGGGGCTTTCTTACCCTGATGGTAAATGATGTGGATGAACATAAGGCATAG